agtaaAGAGTAAGAGATACTTACCTCTCTTGAAATTTGGCTACAAAAATAAAAACTTCTCATGAACTTTGGCAAGTCCCATAGACTTATGCTGAGATTTCAAATGAACCACGTACATCTcctaacatttgatttttggaaCACTTGTATCTTCCAAAAAGTTTGTTTCTTTGTTAAATATAAAGAGAGTTCAGTGTCATTTTTGGCAAACTTGGAGAGAAGTTTATGGAATTTTTGAACTTccatgagaggttcttgaaatttttgaaatttctaagAAGCTTCATGTCTTTTTTCCAAATCTAAAGAGACCTAAgtattttatcaaaaaaaaaaatcatttggtTTTCTTCCAAATCTACAGGAATTATTtgtgggtattttttttttggaattatgATGTTGAGATTGATTAACATGAAATTACAGGCCTCGCGAAAATAGTTTCTGCTTTTTATTCCAGCTTTTGGAAGAACTATAAAAATGCTTTTTTGTAACTTTTCCAATATTTGTACatgaaaaataacaaaaatatatttttgtttggCATTACACAATATATTTGTTTACATATTATTATCAATATATGATTTGAAACTTAAAAAGGATAAATTGTAAACGCTTATAAtttgtttttactttttcttACTTGATTTGCTCATTGATTTTGATTAATCCATGACTAAAAGGAAAATGCTGGCCATCTaaaaaattttacaaactttGCATCACATGATGTCCTTTGGGTGCTGCATATTAAACTCTCAAAGCTAATATGTACCACTCAAATGAGCAGCACAACCAAAAATGATAGTACCATTGCTAAAATATATGTTATTAGGCTGCCAACTAATAGTATGTACATTAAAACACATGTAATTTTGAATGAAGAATACAAAATTAAGTTTACGTATTTAAGATGTTTTTCGAACTAAATATTAAactaatttatatatttatcCATGAATTCAATTAatgtgtttttaaaaaaaaaaaaaaacagggagGTATTTTCGGTAATCCAAAAATTTCCTTGGCACTCTTCATTTATCTTTGACTTTTCATTTTGGaagtaaaaaattgaaaataaatagaTCATAAATTCATCATTTCATTGGGAAAATCATGTAGAGTGCTAATAGTGTTTTTTTTGTAGTGCCTAACAACTTTATAAATCTTCCCTTTGAAAAGAGATCAATAAACATGTAGCTTAAACTATCTCAGACCCTTGGAAAAAAAATGAGCCCAAAATGTATGGAAATGagtacaataaatatatatttttaattgtgTGGGgcattataataaatattatacTTTGATCAACtcttctaattttattttatttttttagttcaaaatcacaaaaaaaaataagGGCAAGAGAGACCCTTGTTTtgcttttatatatgtaattgatcttggaaatgtgaaaaagaaaaaagaaaaaaaaaatttgtaataatttgaaaaaaaaaatacaaactatTTTAGGCCGCTACAGTTTTGTAATCTTTTAGAATTGTTTCTTCACAATAATTGGCTCTGTTCATCTCCTTAGTGATTTCAATATGCTGTTGtaatcatttgaaaaaaaaaaaaaaaaaagtagaaactATTTTAGGCCGCTACAGTTTTGTAATCTTTTAGAATTGTTTATTCACAATATTTGGCTCTGTTAATCTCTTTAGTGATTTCAATATGAATTTTTTATTCCCTTTATCATTATTAGACATCTCTAAGATAAATTGAAGTTTGAGTACAAATATGAGATTTAGTGCATGGTAAGCCATTAGTGCACTTTACCCTTCTTGCTGgttgttgggaattaagaacaaattcccgaaacttgtgagaaacaaaatagagaaagaatacacgccgaaaaaaaatcaatcatacgcacaagacaatatttacgtggttcagtaatTTTACCTACGTCTATGGAGTTGTAGGGATTttaatattatcaggaagaaaaacaCAGACAGTGCGGcaatacaatgctctccctctcgctctctcgcaagtACGGCCACACACCCTTATCACCTAAAAGcaatccttttatatgttgcgcataGGGTTTCGTTCCGAATTGGCTCAAAAAAGGCGTTgccttaggatagaaatttctcattaaataaaggtcatcatccaaatttaacacaaCTAAGCTCCACAAAAGCCAACAGGTTGCTGCTGCGTTATTGTTATTGTTGCTGTTTTGATTATCCAAGTGTTCAGCTTTGTGAAATTATATTGTGTTTCAGGCTGTGAGGGCTAGTGATTTAGATGAGATGTTCCCAATTATCAACCCCCGAGCAAAACCTACCACGAAGCCAAAGATTTTTGTCGGTCTCCTGTGGAAGCAACTCAACCACCTTGGGTAACCATCTGAATTATGCCCTAGTGCTCTCAGAAATGGATAGTAATGAATTATAAGGTTGAGTTTCTAATAGCTGTTGCTAATTTAAACTTTAGGAATGCCGGATTTGATCCTGCTATATTTCGAATAGACCCATATGGAAATGTTCTCTATTATCATGCTGATCCAGCTTCTCCTCTTGCTTGGGAGATTGATCATTGGTTTCCTCCCTCAAGTAattacatctctctctctctctctctctctctcttacacacacaaaaacacacatgACTGACTTGTGGGCTTTTTGAAGGAGGAGGATCGACTGTTCCAAGTAATCTGAGGATATTACAATGGCGTGTCTGCAAGAAGAAGCATAACAAGCTCGAATTTCTGGTTCCATGGTGGGATCTGCAGTTGGGTATTTCAATAAACCATTTCTTGTCATTTTTCGCTTCCTCAAACTCAGATTTCAGGTGAGTCCGCTTCATTTTTTTTACACACTTTTTATTTCATATGTTTTGATTCACGAAAAAATAAAGGTACCATCATGTTTTGCAACTTGGGCAGGCACAGAgcattttcatttttgtttcctGAAGGAGAAAATGAAGAGCTGAGTGCTGCACAAATAGTGGACTCGCATACTTTTCCGCAACATTTCATCGAATCAAAAGAGAAAGTAGGCCTTGCACCTGCTGCCATTGTTTTATCTCGAAGGGAATCTTATGATACTTCACCTGCTCTGACGTCACTAGATGTCAATAGACGACCAAGGCCAAACTCTCTCATAGTTGGTCAGTAATAATAAGATGGCTTCTTTTAACTTGCTGATTTGCAGAGCAATTTAACATTTATGTAATGAAGATCTTCCTTTTCATTTGATGGTGACAGCTTCTAGAATACTAAAACCAAGCATCTCTAAAGAAAATGAAAACCCAGACATGATTACAAATCCTTATCAAGCCATTGTGATGGCCAGAGATTCCCTAAAACAAAGGGAAGACACTTTAAAGATGCAGGCAGAAATACAGAAGTTGGATGAAGAAGTAAACCAACTGAAACAAAAGAACGAAGAAGAAAGGCTGACGATTCAAGACCTAGAATTGGTCTTGATAAAACGTCGGAGACGAGTTGAAAAGTGCAGACGACTTGCAGAGACACAATCTTCCTATAGAACTATGCTAGAGAAGATGATTCGAGATGCCATGCACCAGTAAGGCTGCTCAAATTCATTCTACGCCTACGTAAAATCTATTctgaaagaaaaataataatctCCTCTTTGTACATTTTTCTTGTAGGAGTGTCATTTATAAGGAACAGGTGAGACTGAATCAGGCAGCCACAACTGCTCTTACGGCAAGACTTGAAGCACAGAAAGCAATTTGTGATGCCTCAGAAAAAGAACTCCACAAAAAATTCAAACAAAGGGATGATATTGAGAAACAAATAAGACCTGAATATGGGCAAGCAAGGAAGAGATCAAGAATGGGTGACACTGATATTGAAGAAAACGAAAATAAAACAGTTCTGCTTTTACCTGGAATCGAACCAAATATGCCTTTGCACAAGGAGCTCAGGGTGTTCCTCGAGGAGGAGCAAAGGGCATCTGAATCCGGCTTGTCTTTCAATGAAGATTGgaagcaaaaagaaaaagaagagaagataAAAGATCTGGTTGTCCATACTTCCGGAAAAGAGCATCAGAATGACAACTCCATTGTTGCTGTAAATGACAATGTCCCAATTGAGGAGAAACTTCAGGCATTGGAGATAGGGGAAGAGAAGAAGTACTACATTCAATTTCCAGACCCcaaaggagaagaagatgaagagtgCAGGAAGCAGCGTGGAAAAGGGAATGTTGAGAAGTGGCTCCAAATGCTATTAGAGAATGCACAAGACGGTCTTGAGCCGGAATCTCAAGATGCCACTGAACATGAAACTAGCAAGGCTGATGAAATAATTAAAAAGCTGAATCATAAATATCCACATGATGAGATCCGGATCTTAAGATTTCCTGAATCAGAAAGTAGGGAGGGTGCAGAGCAGCAGGTTCACAAGGATAACATGCGGCATGCAATTGAAAAGAACTACAataagaagggcaaagaagaaaaTGCTGAGTTAGAAAGCCGTGAAACAACTGAGAAACACAATGCCATTGAAGTGGGAAGCAGTGGGAAAGGAGTTGACAGCTGCAATAGCTTTGAAGGGAATGAGAGAAGAGGGCAGAGTGGAAAGGAAAGGAAACTTGTGAGGTCAGAGAGTGAAAGGGCCTTTAGGCGAATTCCCTCCTCACCATCCATTATCTTGGGTATGAGAAAAGGAGTTGATTGCATAGGGAAGAAGCCCGTAGTAAGTGGTGAGGATGATGAAGGTGTTGAGGATCGTGTGCCAGGTAACAACTTCATCAAGTCATCCATAAAGACAATCAAGAAGGCCGTGAGAATATGAGATGGATCCTACAGCATTGGTACCATATCTTTGgttttctttttcatcatttatatatttaaatattttgtgTGTAGTTAAAGAGTGGTAGTGATAGCTTCATTAGTTGAATAATTGTGTGAAATTCGGGTATTTGATTGTGTTTGATTTGTGTATAAGATTGGTTGTGCCAGTTATGTGATAATGGCTTCTTGTTCAGTCAGAAATTGATTCTCCCACCTTCAGAAGAATAAAATAGAGGCTTTCCCCTTTGAATCTTCCATGACTATCTTGGTTTCATATggaaatttatatataatttcgaAAAAGATTTTTTGTCATAACTTACAGgctagaaaaatatattttgtcataagataaaaaagaaaagactCACCATCTTTGGGACCTGATCCTAAACTGCTGCTCAAAAGCTTATCTTTGTTTTTCCTGCAATAGCTGCATTAGCTGAATGCTTGCAAAGCTATTTGATTGTCTATTTGTGAATAAAATTGGTTGCGCCAACTATATCTGTGATAATGGCATGATCATTTCAAGCTTCTTTTAGTTGGATTGTCAATAATTATTGTTCTGTGTCTTCATTTTTTCCACATTTACATAGCAATAGCTTCATTGCTGTTAGATTTGTAAACACAATTGGTTGAACAAATTATTTGATAAATTCATGTTTAAACAGGTAAGTTCATTTTAAGCTTCTTTTTATTTGACTTTTTTCAATGAAGCTTAATAATAGTTCTGTCATTGCCAATCAGTTTAACTCTTTATGAGGACAATATAGCCCCCTGTTAAGGGGACATGGAGTTATTTTCAGTATGTTGCATCATCTAGCTCTTGGTTGAGGACCCTACCCATACAGTATGCACAACAAGTTCTCTCTTTAAAGAAGTCAATAGAAGGCAGCTCGTTGGCTTACAAAAGCATCTTAATGGTCATTGAGGAAATCATTAAAAGGGTCTAATCCAGAATATGTTCATGCATTTAACAAATGGGAAAAGAACAGAAAgaacaaagaaaataaagataaatGGAGTAACATGTAACTCTACAAGCTTATTTTTCTCCCACATCAAACTGCTTGCTAAAACCTTACATGGAAATCAGCAGAACAATCTGCAGAGATTTCCTTTCTGTTCATATCCCAAACAACTAATATATGTATAAAGGAACAATGGCGTGGGATGTGGGAAAATATGGAAACACCTCTCATGCTTCTTTATGATGCATCTTTCACTAAAGCTTCATTTCGTATGGTGCAGAGAGTTCTACTGCTTTATTTGCTTAACGACAACAACAACATACACTTTTGTACAATATTAGCAAATGTTGCATCTCGTACATTCTCATCCACATACAGGTCAGCCTGCTATGCAATTTTACAGCAAAAATACAGATAAAGAATTCTAACTACACTTTGCCAACGAAATTTGTTTGAGAGGGCATTCAGCGAGGAGGGAGTTCACTAAACATCCAGTGGCACCACAGATCAAAATTGAACAGATCATGAACTAGAGACATTACACTTTTTCCTACTTCAAGTTGGACATTGTTTATGACATATATATAGGACTACTTTAGTCTTGGCATTCATGCCTCTCACCCGAGAGGCACTTACCTAGCTGTGGGGCCGCAGCTTACTGCTCCATAAAAAAAGGAACAAAGGATAACatgaatacaaaagaaaaaatattcaCATCTTCATTTGATCTTTTATACAACATTAGCAACATTCATAGATTGTCATCCACATTGAGTTCAGCCCCAGTATGCAATTTTATGGGGAAAATACAGATAGCATAAGGAACTCTACCCTTTGCCAATAACATTTGTTATGAGGGAGGGCATGCCCTGAGAAGGGAGTTGGCTGGATATCCAGCAGTACCACAGATCAAAATTCAACTGGACCTGGAATATTGACAAATTCTTCCCCCTTGAAGTTGTAAATTTGTTTTTTATGATCAATAAACACCTTCATTAATATATTTCTGTCCAAAATCCAAATCATCATGGCTCACTTTCCTGTCTTGCATAAAACTCATGGTCAAGAAACACTAACCCATTGCAGAACACTGCTTTCTATATTTCTAAATGAAAATTGGTTTTATGTTCTTTCAACACTCTGTCCAAATTTCCTCCAATAACCTTTATCCCTACAAGAGCAGACTCCGTCCTTAAAATGGTGGAATTGTTCAGTATCCCTGATGGAAATCTCTCTCCGAACAACCTTGGAGATAAATTTGACTGTATTATGACAACTTTCACACGTGTAGAGATTTTTCGTCACCCAAATAGGCATCCCAGGGGCAGTATTGATGAGGCCAAATGCAATGGCCAGTCTCTCACTGTGCCCGCAAAAGATCTCAGCTTTTGTAGATTCAACTTTGCCAATAGAACTGTCTTCTAACCAACTTAAACCGACTGCCTCCATTTTCTCATAAAAGCCCTCCAAAACTGCATTTATTTCCTCTATTTGAGGATGAAATACATCACCACTGAGAAAAGCATGAACTTTTCCCTTCACTTCCACCCAACTGCACCCAGGATCAACAATAAGCCCTCTCTCCTTCATTGTCTTTCTTATTCTCGCAACTTCATCCCATTTGCCACTGCCAGCATAGAGGTTGcagaggagaatgtaataaccgaCGCTTTTTTTCTCAACTTCAAAAATATGCTGTGCAGCAAGCTCCCCAAGCTCAACCTGCCTGTGAATCCTGCATGCATTTAACAAAGCTCCCCAGATGGCAGGGTCAGGCTTTATTGGCATTTTTTGTATGAAACAGTGAGCATCCTGTAAATGGCCAGCACGGCCAAGTAAATCCACCATGCAAGCATAATGCTTCAGATTTGGGACAATATAATGTGTGTCTCTCATACTATTAAAATACTCAAACCCCTCGGATACCATCCCTGATCGACTACATGCACATAGTAAAGAGATGAATGTAACCTCATCTGGATTAACCCCTGAATCTATCATTTTATGGAAAAGCTCCACAGTTTGTGTTCCTTGCTCACGCTGAGCATAGCCTGTTAGCAGAATATTCCATGAAGCTACGTCTCTTTTTTGAGTGTTAAACTGATTCCATGCAGGTCCCATCCTTCCACACCTTACATACATGTCTAGAATAGAATTAGGTAAAAAACCATCAAAGCCTAATCCGGTCCTTAATGCATGAGCATGAATCTCTTTTCCACACATCAAAGCTCCTATTCTAGCACATGCAGATAGGACAGAAACCAAGGTGACAAAATTCGGTTTGAGTTTCATTTTCCGAAACAAAATCAATGCCTCAAAGCTCTGATTGTTGATCCTAAGGCCAAAGATGATGGATGTCCAAGATATGACATTCTTGTCAGGAATGTTGTGGAAGACTTCCAAAGCCTTATCAATGCATCCACACTTGGAATACATATCAATAAGGGCATTTGCAACTATAACATATGAAATTAGTCCAGTCCTGCTAGCAAACTCATGAAGTTTAATACCCATATCTAAAAGACACAGAGAGGCACAAGCAGATAGAACACTAGCAAGTGTGATCTCATCTGGTAGGACACCTTCTAGCTCCATCATTCTGTAAGTTTCCACAGCTTCCTCTGGCTGCCCATTATTTTCATAACCAGAAATCATTGCTGTCCACGACACCACATCTTTAGACTCTATTCTAGAAAACACTCTCTCAGCATCCTCCCACATCCCAAAACTCGAATACAGTTGAATTAAAGAGTTACACACAGAAACATCAGCCTCAAATTCCATCCCGACCACAAACCCATGAATTTCTCTCCCCAATCTCAAGTCACTGAGAAGCTCACAGGCAGAAATCACACTTGTCATGGTCATCAAATCTGGATCAACGGAATAATCTTGACACATCCTTAAAAACAATCTCAATCCTTCCAAAAGCTCCCTATTCTCAAAATACCCTGAAATCATTGCATTCCAAGAGACCTTATCTCTTTTAGGCATTTTATCAAACAACAACCGTGCACTAAAAATGTCACCGCATTTCGCGTACATAGTAATCAATGAATTAACAACATCGACATCCAATTCCAACCCATATCTAATTACATGCGCATGAACCTCCCTCCCCCTCACCAAGTCGGGTACGCCACCACAAGTCCTCAAAACACAAGGAAAGGTATATATGTCAGGCCGTATTCCAACCCACAGCATTCGATGGTACAAATTCAAAGCCTCATCAAAGAACCCTGCTTTCGCATAACCACCGACCAAAACATTCCAAGAGAAGACATCCCTTTCCTCCATTCTCCCAAACACATACCATGCATCATTCAAATTCCCCATTTTCACAAACATACTCAACAACGCGTTACCGAGCCCAATGCTTAAACGGGTAATTCTTTTTGATACATAGGAGTACACCCGAGCTCCTTCATGCCCTGCTCTCTTCCACTCACACAGCCTAAGCAGAGCAATGTAAGTTTCCTCCTCGACGGGTAGCTGAAGTTCGTGCATGGAGTCCAGCCGTTGAAGTGCTTGTTCCAATTGCCCATGGAGGCATAAGTGGCGTAAATCTCTGTTTGGGGTCCTTGTGTCGACGGAGTTGGAGTTGAAGACAGAGAGTTCATGGGGTCTTCTGAGGGAGTTTCGGTGAGTTTGGATATTGTGAAAGAAATTCAAAGTTTTGGGCTTATGGGTTTTGGAGTGAAGAGGATTGTGAGTCTCTGTGTGTGGACGAATTTGAGGGGTTTTAGCAGAGACCGCCATTTTCGGATGCTTGGAGGTGAGGCTCAGGTGTTTTGGATAAGGTTACGGTTTAAACTATTAAGAGGAGCCGTAGCCGCGAAACATGCCGGAGAGGAGCCGTTGAAGGAAGACGGAAAGCCAGTTCAAAACGACGCCGTAGAGACTCAAATAATAAGTAAAATTGAAATGAAGTAATTTGGTAAAAGATTcaagtaattttttaatttaataacttGGCATGGATAATCAA
This window of the Malania oleifera isolate guangnan ecotype guangnan chromosome 6, ASM2987363v1, whole genome shotgun sequence genome carries:
- the LOC131157621 gene encoding pentatricopeptide repeat-containing protein At1g15510, chloroplastic, with amino-acid sequence MAVSAKTPQIRPHTETHNPLHSKTHKPKTLNFFHNIQTHRNSLRRPHELSVFNSNSVDTRTPNRDLRHLCLHGQLEQALQRLDSMHELQLPVEEETYIALLRLCEWKRAGHEGARVYSYVSKRITRLSIGLGNALLSMFVKMGNLNDAWYVFGRMEERDVFSWNVLVGGYAKAGFFDEALNLYHRMLWVGIRPDIYTFPCVLRTCGGVPDLVRGREVHAHVIRYGLELDVDVVNSLITMYAKCGDIFSARLLFDKMPKRDKVSWNAMISGYFENRELLEGLRLFLRMCQDYSVDPDLMTMTSVISACELLSDLRLGREIHGFVVGMEFEADVSVCNSLIQLYSSFGMWEDAERVFSRIESKDVVSWTAMISGYENNGQPEEAVETYRMMELEGVLPDEITLASVLSACASLCLLDMGIKLHEFASRTGLISYVIVANALIDMYSKCGCIDKALEVFHNIPDKNVISWTSIIFGLRINNQSFEALILFRKMKLKPNFVTLVSVLSACARIGALMCGKEIHAHALRTGLGFDGFLPNSILDMYVRCGRMGPAWNQFNTQKRDVASWNILLTGYAQREQGTQTVELFHKMIDSGVNPDEVTFISLLCACSRSGMVSEGFEYFNSMRDTHYIVPNLKHYACMVDLLGRAGHLQDAHCFIQKMPIKPDPAIWGALLNACRIHRQVELGELAAQHIFEVEKKSVGYYILLCNLYAGSGKWDEVARIRKTMKERGLIVDPGCSWVEVKGKVHAFLSGDVFHPQIEEINAVLEGFYEKMEAVGLSWLEDSSIGKVESTKAEIFCGHSERLAIAFGLINTAPGMPIWVTKNLYTCESCHNTVKFISKVVRREISIRDTEQFHHFKDGVCSCRDKGYWRKFGQSVERT
- the LOC131157601 gene encoding uncharacterized protein LOC131157601, yielding MAADYAFSEDELVVDQGLGYPKAYAKLCRDRHSSPYIHGPPFTFTPYLLQPQEAVRASDLDEMFPIINPRAKPTTKPKIFVGLLWKQLNHLGNAGFDPAIFRIDPYGNVLYYHADPASPLAWEIDHWFPPSRGGSTVPSNLRILQWRVCKKKHNKLEFLVPWWDLQLGISINHFLSFFASSNSDFRHRAFSFLFPEGENEELSAAQIVDSHTFPQHFIESKEKVGLAPAAIVLSRRESYDTSPALTSLDVNRRPRPNSLIVASRILKPSISKENENPDMITNPYQAIVMARDSLKQREDTLKMQAEIQKLDEEVNQLKQKNEEERLTIQDLELVLIKRRRRVEKCRRLAETQSSYRTMLEKMIRDAMHQSVIYKEQVRLNQAATTALTARLEAQKAICDASEKELHKKFKQRDDIEKQIRPEYGQARKRSRMGDTDIEENENKTVLLLPGIEPNMPLHKELRVFLEEEQRASESGLSFNEDWKQKEKEEKIKDLVVHTSGKEHQNDNSIVAVNDNVPIEEKLQALEIGEEKKYYIQFPDPKGEEDEECRKQRGKGNVEKWLQMLLENAQDGLEPESQDATEHETSKADEIIKKLNHKYPHDEIRILRFPESESREGAEQQVHKDNMRHAIEKNYNKKGKEENAELESRETTEKHNAIEVGSSGKGVDSCNSFEGNERRGQSGKERKLVRSESERAFRRIPSSPSIILGMRKGVDCIGKKPVVSGEDDEGVEDRVPGNNFIKSSIKTIKKAVRI